A DNA window from Megalobrama amblycephala isolate DHTTF-2021 linkage group LG11, ASM1881202v1, whole genome shotgun sequence contains the following coding sequences:
- the LOC125277911 gene encoding uncharacterized protein LOC125277911 gives MKNKYKTKHFCHVEGWFSIVKQHILQKARRLRPGNFVRKMYASLQGRYTEHIMQHGLSQKLLKSPRNLKDIRFAEESWAKKEEKTGSSKAGHSKFYSVPPRIPGPKKKAKSQGTTTQATLVTETDAKEKTSVSKHEEDTSAPKKKQTGKPKICDNVSTAKESGTKSKMTSIDDADLSSMTTIGNDVAATLETTPQNVQKETEELWEKRGCEVVVAVQKNAINKARMSVRHKDFNTLKPHNLLNGEIIEYYMHAYMNKCEGTKRLFIQNHFTVSVILFGKLPQIARQGLRKVNFENYDGAVGFVNVHRNHWKFVLLHAMSEQIYVADPNNVSNDLKDSKQAATRFRKYFRIRFKEHGKRDWLNIRWKPSTIVHTVQKDATSCGVFVAQMAREVIEKFPVIPDAFNIDPNSNNIVQLRQQMAKDILEGSESKEEYCSYCGCEELPKSKGLRNSKSDVVWIQCEQCQRWYHVRCLGLSPDVIAAKDAQWFCLMCD, from the exons atgaaaaacaaaTACAAGACAAAACACTTCTGCCATGTAGAAGGATGGTTTTCCATCGTTAAGCAGCACATTCTACAGAAGGCCCGTAGACTGCGTCCGGGCAACTTTGTCCGCAAAATGTATGCTTCACTACAGGGTAGATATACTGAACATATAATGCAGCATGGCTTGTCTCAGAAACTTTTGAAATCACCCCGTAATTTAAAGGACATCAGATTCGCTGAGGAATCATgggcaaaaaaagaagaaaagactGGTTCTTCAAAGGCGGGACACTCCAAGTTCTATTCTGTCCCACCACGGATTCCAGGACCTAAAAAAAAGGCCAAAAGTCAAGGCACAACAACACAAGCAACTCTGGTCACAGAAACTGATGCAAAAGAGAAAACTTCAGTTTCAAAACATGAAGAGGATACATCTGCTCCCAAAAAGAAGCAGACAGGGAAGCCTAAAATTTGCGACAATGTCAGTACAGCAAAAGAAAGTGGAACAAAATCCAAAATGACCAGCATTGATGACGCAGACTTGTCCTCCATGACCACCATAGGCAATGATGTTGCAGCTACTTTGGAGACAACACCACAAAATGTTCAAAAGGAA ACAGAAGAATTGTGGGAAAAGAGAGGCTGTGAAGTGGTTGTTGCTGTCCAAAAAAATGCAATCAACAAGGCTAGGATGTCTGTTAGACACAAAGACTTTAATACATTGAAGCCTCACAATCTTTTGAATGGAGAG ATAATAGAATACTACATGCATGCCTATATGAATAAATGTGAAGGCACAAAGAGACTGTTCATTCAAAACCACTTCACTGTAAGTGTAATTCTGTTCGGAAAATTACCCCAAATTGCACGCCAAGGCTTGAGAAAA GTAAACTTTGAAAATTATGATGGTGCAGTGGGATTCGTAAATGTACATCGCAATCACTGGAAGTTTGTG CTCCTTCATGCCATGTCAGAACAAATATATGTTGCTGACCCTAATAATGTCTCAAATGACCTCAAGGACTCAAAACAAGCAGCCACACGTTTTCG aaaatatttcagGATACGGTTCAAAGAACATGGCAAAAGGGACTGGTTAAACATAAGATGGAAACCAAGCACCATTGTCCACACAGTGcagaaagatgcaacaagttgtGGCGTGTTTGTTGCGCAG ATGGCAAGAGAGGTGATTGAGAAATTTCCAGTAATCCCGGATGCATTCAACATTGATCCCAATAGCAATAACATTGTGCAACTCAGACAACAAATGGCAAAGGATATTCTTGAGGGATCAG AATCCAAGGAGGAATACTGTTCTTACTGTGGATGTGAAGAATTGCCAAAGTCCAAAGGATTGCGGAATTCCAAAAGTGACGTTGTTTGG ATACAATGTGAACAGTGCCAAAGATGGTACCATGTTCGTTGCCTTGGACTATCACCAGACGTAATTGCTGCAAAAGATGCCCAATGGTTTTGTTTGATGTGTGACTAG